One segment of Luteolibacter rhizosphaerae DNA contains the following:
- a CDS encoding bactofilin family protein, producing MSNSFGFRKYTGSKPEEAPTPAAPTPAPSYAAPAPAAAAPSYAEPAPAAAAPVQQAAASSAPQRPVGPSRNVLSSDVEIKGTVKFTNDLVVDGRIEGEIQSEGNLTVGENARLKAEIKTGTVVVYGKVHGNIVAADRVELKASAEVVGDIKAKTLSIEPGAIFVGKSAVGTPSTPAGATAAAKPAAAATPAPASKPAETKSEPKAEQGNLSGVNP from the coding sequence ATGAGCAATAGCTTCGGATTTCGCAAATACACCGGTTCCAAGCCGGAAGAGGCCCCCACTCCTGCCGCCCCCACTCCTGCTCCTTCCTACGCCGCCCCGGCTCCCGCAGCCGCGGCCCCGTCCTACGCCGAGCCCGCGCCTGCCGCAGCGGCTCCCGTCCAGCAGGCAGCTGCTTCCAGCGCCCCGCAGCGCCCCGTCGGTCCTTCCCGCAATGTCCTCAGCTCGGATGTCGAGATCAAGGGCACCGTCAAGTTCACCAACGACCTCGTCGTCGACGGTCGCATCGAGGGTGAGATCCAGTCCGAAGGCAACCTCACCGTCGGTGAGAACGCCCGCCTGAAGGCCGAGATCAAGACCGGCACCGTCGTCGTCTACGGCAAGGTCCACGGCAACATCGTCGCCGCCGACCGCGTCGAGCTCAAGGCCAGCGCCGAAGTCGTCGGCGACATCAAGGCCAAGACCCTCTCCATCGAGCCCGGTGCCATCTTCGTCGGCAAGTCCGCCGTCGGCACCCCGAGCACCCCGGCCGGTGCCACCGCCGCCGCCAAGCCCGCCGCCGCAGCCACCCCGGCTCCCGCCTCCAAGCCCGCCGAAACCAAGAGCGAGCCCAAGGCCGAGCAAGGCAACCTAAGCGGCGTGAATCCGTAA
- a CDS encoding restriction endonuclease subunit S produces MLSVLRERDRKGDDKSKSGDSDENSLSFSVPYSWAVARLGEIYESSFYGPRFGKDEYVKEGGIPTIRTTDMTPGGQIVLREPPRVQVDDPKKLALYALRENDLLVTRSGTIGMMAVFKGGYSAIPSAYLIRFRFPHEVTAEFYYLFLSSPHGNNLLGLSLRSIGVPNVNATSISKFFAPVPPLAEQRRIVAKVNELMTLVDALETQLATARSAAADLLSAMVTELASDHPSRKQAPKEAFSAYESSDDSAEFIEALVIAQLTRDLSTPKFPLGRMRYNKLAYLSHRLAGEDVTKHYIKKAAGPYSPWAKFDGPEDIAIEKGFVRRGAYGKFKGLLAGDSIAEIDGYVAKFPVCRSVEQVLSSFGRETNDELELLATVDFAAVDLRAAGKPIDAEAVEEVIAANKDWAPKLDRMIFSRANLKRALVRLEQVFPKFYGEVG; encoded by the coding sequence GTGCTGAGTGTCTTGCGGGAACGCGATCGAAAGGGAGATGATAAATCCAAATCCGGGGATTCAGACGAGAACTCTCTTTCGTTTTCTGTTCCATACTCGTGGGCCGTCGCACGACTCGGAGAAATCTACGAGAGTTCATTTTACGGTCCACGGTTCGGCAAAGATGAGTATGTGAAGGAAGGCGGAATACCGACAATCCGAACAACGGACATGACGCCAGGGGGGCAAATTGTCCTTCGTGAACCCCCGCGAGTTCAAGTCGATGACCCGAAGAAACTGGCGCTCTATGCCCTACGGGAAAACGACCTCTTGGTTACTAGATCTGGCACGATCGGCATGATGGCTGTTTTCAAAGGAGGCTACTCAGCCATTCCGAGTGCTTACCTTATACGTTTTCGATTCCCTCACGAAGTGACAGCAGAATTCTACTATCTCTTTCTGAGCTCACCGCACGGAAATAACCTGCTTGGCCTCAGCCTGCGATCAATCGGTGTGCCAAACGTGAATGCCACATCAATCAGCAAGTTTTTTGCCCCAGTCCCACCCCTCGCCGAACAGCGCCGGATCGTGGCGAAGGTGAACGAACTGATGACCTTGGTAGACGCGCTAGAAACCCAACTCGCCACCGCCCGCAGTGCTGCTGCGGACCTTCTATCTGCCATGGTCACGGAGCTTGCTTCCGACCATCCGTCAAGGAAGCAGGCTCCGAAGGAGGCTTTCTCTGCCTACGAGTCTTCCGACGACTCCGCCGAATTCATAGAGGCTCTCGTCATCGCCCAACTGACCCGCGACCTCTCCACGCCGAAGTTTCCGCTGGGCCGCATGCGCTACAACAAGCTGGCCTATCTCTCGCACCGGCTGGCGGGTGAAGACGTGACCAAGCACTACATCAAGAAGGCGGCGGGGCCTTACAGCCCTTGGGCGAAGTTTGACGGACCCGAGGATATTGCCATCGAGAAAGGATTCGTCCGGCGCGGCGCGTACGGGAAGTTCAAGGGGCTCTTGGCGGGGGATTCGATCGCGGAGATCGACGGGTATGTTGCGAAGTTTCCGGTCTGCCGGTCGGTGGAGCAGGTGCTCTCAAGCTTCGGTCGCGAGACCAACGATGAACTCGAACTGCTGGCGACGGTGGATTTCGCGGCGGTGGATTTGCGGGCGGCCGGCAAACCGATCGATGCGGAAGCGGTGGAAGAGGTGATCGCCGCGAACAAGGATTGGGCACCGAAGCTGGACCGGATGATTTTCTCGCGGGCGAATCTCAAGCGGGCCTTGGTGCGATTGGAGCAGGTGTTTCCGAAGTTCTACGGGGAGGTGGGGTGA
- a CDS encoding restriction endonuclease subunit S, which yields MLETFFEKFETFTDAPDAVAKMRELVLDLAIQGRLVEQILSESSADDILREIEAARNSSRKAGRGRKLDALPPVESDEISFGIPSEWRWCRLGTLGLISSSCRVHEKDWTSSGVPFFRAREIVKLSKFGKVNNDLFISEEHYQRLASDGLTPEPNDIMITGVGTIGVPYVVGDRDRFYFKDASVLIFKNCFGLNPRYLRLVMLSPYWNREIHKGSMGTTVHTFTIVRAKQTPIPMPPLAEQERIVAKVDELMALCDRLMRSSSNGRRGGLRWPGLR from the coding sequence ATGCTGGAAACCTTCTTCGAGAAGTTCGAAACCTTCACGGATGCGCCCGATGCGGTGGCGAAGATGAGGGAGTTGGTGCTGGACTTGGCAATTCAGGGGAGGCTCGTTGAACAAATTCTAAGCGAATCATCAGCGGACGACATCTTGCGGGAGATTGAAGCTGCTCGAAATTCTAGCCGGAAGGCGGGCCGCGGGAGAAAACTGGACGCTCTTCCGCCCGTAGAATCGGATGAGATTTCCTTCGGCATCCCAAGTGAATGGCGATGGTGCAGACTAGGAACATTGGGGTTGATCAGTTCGAGTTGCAGGGTTCACGAGAAGGATTGGACCTCCAGCGGAGTTCCGTTCTTTCGTGCCCGAGAAATCGTCAAACTCTCGAAGTTCGGGAAGGTCAACAATGATCTGTTTATTAGTGAGGAGCATTATCAGCGATTGGCGTCTGACGGGCTAACTCCAGAGCCAAATGACATTATGATTACGGGCGTGGGGACAATCGGCGTTCCCTACGTCGTTGGGGATCGAGATCGATTCTATTTCAAAGACGCAAGCGTACTCATTTTCAAAAACTGCTTCGGACTCAATCCTCGCTATCTCCGCTTAGTCATGCTGTCCCCGTATTGGAATCGAGAGATTCATAAAGGGAGCATGGGCACGACAGTGCACACGTTCACAATTGTTCGCGCAAAACAGACTCCCATTCCTATGCCGCCTCTCGCCGAGCAAGAGCGGATTGTGGCGAAGGTGGATGAATTGATGGCCTTGTGTGACAGGCTGATGCGCAGCAGCAGCAACGGGAGACGCGGCGGGCTGCGCTGGCCCGGGCTGCGCTAG
- a CDS encoding HsdM family class I SAM-dependent methyltransferase has product MPNVSNIVKTIQDIMRKDAGTYGGAQRLEQLGWMFFLKIFDDREQELELIRDKYRSPLPQHLRWSAWAKDEEGITGEGLLDFVNNTLLPKLKTLTGGTDRISGLIRMVFEDANNFMKNGTLMRQVINRINGIDFNVSDDRHMFGDIYEKLLKDLQSAGNAGEFYTPRAVTQFIVEQVNPRLGESVMDPACGTGGFLACAIEHLRKQAKTEADERMIQDCFSGIEKKHLPHVLCMTNLLLHGIDVPSNVRHDNTLARPLRDWGPKERVDVVVTNPPFGGMEEDGIEANFPSEFRTRETADLFLVLIMKLLKPGGRAGLVLPDGTLFGEGVKTRIKEALLTECNLHTIVRLPNGVFNPYTGIRTNLLFFTKGAPTKEVWYYEHPYPPGAKSYNKGKPVRIEEFEAERQWWGDEKDGFKGRVENEQAWRVFIDQIRAGNFNLDLKNPHNSDTGPGDVDHLLPEYEKLLAQIADTRAKLKKELHHALNATAGTIE; this is encoded by the coding sequence ATGCCAAACGTCTCCAATATCGTCAAAACCATCCAAGACATCATGCGCAAGGACGCCGGGACCTACGGCGGCGCGCAGAGGCTAGAGCAGCTTGGATGGATGTTCTTCCTGAAGATCTTCGATGACCGGGAGCAGGAGCTGGAGCTGATCCGGGACAAGTACCGGAGCCCGCTGCCGCAGCACTTGCGATGGTCCGCCTGGGCGAAGGATGAGGAAGGGATCACGGGGGAGGGGCTGCTGGACTTCGTGAACAACACGCTGCTGCCGAAGCTCAAGACGCTGACGGGCGGCACGGACCGTATCTCGGGGCTGATCCGAATGGTCTTCGAGGATGCCAACAACTTCATGAAGAACGGCACCCTAATGCGGCAGGTGATCAACCGCATCAACGGGATCGACTTCAATGTTTCCGACGACCGCCACATGTTCGGGGACATTTACGAGAAGCTGCTCAAGGACCTGCAATCCGCAGGCAATGCCGGGGAGTTCTACACGCCACGTGCGGTGACCCAGTTCATCGTGGAGCAGGTGAATCCGCGCTTGGGCGAATCCGTCATGGACCCGGCCTGCGGCACCGGCGGCTTCCTGGCCTGTGCCATCGAGCACCTGCGCAAGCAGGCGAAAACGGAGGCGGACGAGCGGATGATCCAGGATTGTTTCTCGGGCATCGAGAAGAAGCACCTGCCGCATGTGCTGTGCATGACGAATCTGCTGTTGCACGGGATCGACGTGCCCTCGAATGTCCGGCACGACAACACGCTCGCGCGACCGCTGCGGGATTGGGGGCCGAAGGAGCGCGTGGATGTGGTAGTGACCAACCCGCCCTTCGGCGGGATGGAGGAAGACGGCATCGAGGCGAATTTCCCCTCCGAGTTCCGCACCCGGGAGACCGCGGATCTCTTCCTGGTGCTGATCATGAAGCTGCTCAAGCCGGGAGGACGCGCCGGGTTGGTGCTTCCGGATGGTACGCTCTTCGGCGAGGGCGTGAAAACACGGATCAAGGAGGCTCTGCTGACCGAGTGCAATCTCCATACGATCGTCCGCCTGCCGAATGGAGTGTTCAATCCCTACACCGGCATCCGGACCAATCTGCTTTTCTTCACGAAGGGCGCTCCGACCAAGGAAGTCTGGTACTACGAGCATCCTTATCCGCCCGGCGCGAAGAGCTATAACAAGGGGAAACCCGTCCGCATCGAGGAGTTCGAGGCGGAGCGCCAATGGTGGGGTGATGAGAAGGATGGCTTCAAAGGCCGGGTTGAGAACGAACAGGCTTGGCGTGTTTTCATCGATCAGATCAGAGCTGGGAACTTCAATCTCGACCTCAAGAACCCGCACAATTCCGACACTGGTCCCGGCGACGTGGATCACTTGCTGCCGGAATACGAGAAGCTCCTTGCCCAGATCGCCGATACCCGCGCGAAGCTGAAGAAGGAACTCCACCACGCCCTCAACGCCACCGCCGGCACAATCGAATGA
- the nadA gene encoding quinolinate synthase NadA: MPAAALDLKEAILALKKERNAVILAHNYQTGDIQDLADYVGDSLGLAYRAKETDADVIAFCGVHFMAETAKIVNPGKIVVLPDKDAGCSLEQSCPGPELEAFLQANAEKNYYVIAYINCSAHVKSLCDVICTSGNAVKIVNKAPADRPILFVPDANLGAWVMEQTGRKMDLWQGSCYVHVEFTRASIAKIKEEHPDALVVAHPECTQAVRLLADEVCSTEKMITFCKNAPVKDIIVVTESGMLHRLRKECPDKNLIAGPTDRCACADCRYMKMNTLQKLHDCLEKLEPRVEMPEDIRRKAEVPLLRMLEQSK, translated from the coding sequence ATGCCCGCCGCCGCCCTTGACCTCAAGGAAGCCATTCTCGCCCTGAAGAAGGAGCGAAACGCCGTGATCCTCGCCCACAATTACCAGACCGGGGATATCCAGGATCTGGCCGATTACGTAGGGGATTCCCTCGGCCTGGCCTACCGCGCGAAGGAGACGGATGCGGATGTGATCGCCTTCTGCGGGGTGCATTTCATGGCGGAGACGGCGAAGATCGTGAACCCGGGGAAGATCGTGGTGCTGCCGGACAAGGACGCGGGTTGCTCGCTGGAGCAATCCTGCCCGGGCCCGGAGCTGGAGGCCTTCCTGCAGGCGAATGCGGAGAAGAATTACTACGTCATCGCCTACATCAATTGCTCGGCGCACGTGAAGTCGCTCTGCGACGTGATCTGCACCTCGGGCAATGCGGTGAAGATCGTGAACAAGGCCCCCGCCGACCGCCCGATCCTCTTCGTGCCGGATGCGAACCTGGGTGCCTGGGTGATGGAGCAGACCGGCCGCAAGATGGATCTGTGGCAAGGCTCTTGCTACGTCCATGTGGAATTCACCCGCGCCTCGATCGCAAAGATCAAGGAGGAGCATCCCGACGCCCTCGTGGTGGCGCACCCGGAGTGCACGCAGGCGGTGCGCCTGCTGGCCGATGAGGTGTGCTCGACGGAGAAGATGATCACCTTTTGCAAGAACGCCCCGGTGAAGGACATCATCGTCGTCACCGAGAGCGGGATGCTGCACCGCCTGCGCAAGGAGTGCCCGGACAAGAACCTGATCGCCGGGCCGACCGACCGCTGCGCCTGCGCGGACTGCCGCTACATGAAGATGAACACCCTGCAGAAGCTCCACGATTGCCTCGAAAAACTCGAACCACGCGTCGAGATGCCCGAGGACATCCGCCGCAAGGCCGAGGTGCCGCTCCTCCGCATGCTGGAGCAATCCAAGTAG
- a CDS encoding cupin domain-containing protein — MLPSTRIETRFFADDGKTPNNSDLPLILMRRTEAADAGDPAAWFEQRFIANGWSGIWRWGVYSYQHFHTNTHEVLGVSRGSATLMLGGEAGSEFQVNIGDVILLPAGVGHKCIASSQDFQVVGAYPGGGKPDLIRPGEANHDAARGRIKKLPLPELDPVYGAKGPLMQHWR; from the coding sequence ATGCTTCCCTCCACCCGGATCGAAACGCGCTTCTTCGCCGACGACGGCAAGACTCCCAACAACTCCGATCTCCCCTTGATCCTCATGCGTCGCACAGAGGCCGCCGACGCCGGGGATCCCGCCGCGTGGTTCGAGCAACGCTTCATCGCGAACGGCTGGTCCGGCATCTGGCGCTGGGGCGTCTACTCCTACCAGCACTTCCATACCAACACGCATGAGGTCCTCGGAGTTTCGCGGGGCTCCGCCACCCTCATGCTCGGCGGCGAAGCAGGCTCCGAGTTCCAGGTGAACATCGGCGACGTGATCTTGCTGCCCGCGGGAGTCGGCCACAAGTGCATCGCCTCCTCACAGGACTTCCAAGTCGTGGGCGCTTACCCCGGCGGTGGAAAGCCGGACCTCATCCGCCCCGGCGAGGCCAACCACGATGCGGCCCGGGGTCGCATCAAGAAGCTGCCCCTCCCCGAGCTCGACCCCGTCTACGGTGCGAAGGGCCCGCTTATGCAGCATTGGCGCTAG
- a CDS encoding YihY/virulence factor BrkB family protein has translation MRGFIQDNGMRLSAALAYYAAFSLAPLLLIILSIAGAVFGDEAVRGMIFTELHRDLGASGALMVEDMVAHAHRPGKSLLMSLVGLVILLFGAAGFFGELKASLNAIWNIPEKGGSSIWAMVKARFLSFSMVLGTGFLLLVSMIFSAILQFIGQRVGEIASIPAPVWAAFGGISSFILIGLLFAAIFKILPDTWIPWRAVWVGAIFTSGLFATGKSILAWYIGREAIESSYGSAGAFIAILIWLYYSSAILLFGAEFTQHHAETLDRKMMPSSRRRRFKSP, from the coding sequence ATGCGCGGCTTTATCCAAGACAACGGCATGCGGCTCAGCGCCGCCCTAGCCTACTACGCGGCCTTCTCTCTGGCACCCCTGCTCCTGATCATACTTTCCATCGCAGGCGCTGTCTTCGGCGATGAAGCGGTGCGAGGCATGATCTTCACCGAACTCCATCGCGATCTCGGTGCCTCGGGCGCGCTCATGGTGGAAGACATGGTCGCCCATGCCCACCGTCCCGGGAAAAGCCTGCTCATGTCCCTCGTCGGCCTCGTCATCCTTCTCTTCGGTGCCGCCGGATTCTTTGGCGAGCTGAAGGCATCACTGAACGCGATCTGGAACATCCCGGAGAAGGGCGGCTCCAGCATCTGGGCCATGGTCAAAGCGCGCTTCCTCTCCTTCTCGATGGTTCTCGGCACCGGCTTCCTCCTTCTGGTCTCCATGATCTTCTCCGCGATCCTCCAGTTCATCGGTCAGCGCGTCGGGGAGATCGCCTCCATTCCCGCACCGGTCTGGGCCGCCTTCGGCGGGATCAGTTCCTTCATCCTCATCGGCCTGCTCTTCGCGGCCATCTTCAAGATTCTTCCGGACACATGGATCCCATGGCGCGCCGTATGGGTCGGAGCAATCTTCACCTCCGGTCTCTTCGCGACCGGCAAGTCGATCCTCGCCTGGTACATCGGCCGTGAGGCCATCGAATCCAGTTACGGCTCCGCCGGTGCCTTCATTGCCATCCTCATCTGGCTCTACTATTCCTCCGCCATCCTCCTCTTCGGTGCCGAGTTCACCCAGCACCACGCCGAGACCTTGGACCGGAAAATGATGCCCTCCTCGCGGAGGCGCCGATTCAAATCACCCTAG
- a CDS encoding DUF4235 domain-containing protein has product MIRRQNSKFLVAAALGLALPALADRVVRMAAGKGFAAFTGEPPPRNPATIGVSWGQAFVWTAVAGALGGVARMAARKALSRKLPTEH; this is encoded by the coding sequence ATGATACGCAGGCAGAACTCGAAATTCCTAGTGGCTGCGGCTCTCGGGCTGGCCCTGCCGGCACTCGCGGACCGCGTGGTTCGCATGGCTGCCGGGAAAGGCTTCGCGGCGTTCACCGGTGAGCCGCCGCCGCGGAACCCTGCAACGATCGGGGTAAGCTGGGGGCAAGCGTTTGTATGGACTGCGGTTGCAGGCGCGCTGGGTGGCGTGGCGCGCATGGCGGCGCGGAAGGCGCTGAGCCGCAAACTGCCAACCGAACATTAA
- a CDS encoding exopolysaccharide biosynthesis protein, which produces MGKREDKEQPKTVNELLDRFEEVAADGDEVSLDDLMDAIGRRSFGPLLMLAGLVLSAPGISDIPSVPTMAGIFILIISVQILFGRGQFWLPGWLLKRSLKSERVKKISSGKWVRRVAKWIDGFVVERLQVIAGPQANYVVAIVCTILALIAPITEFVPLSGIGVGAAMLSFGISLIARDGLMALIGFGISAVTTSLAVMGIQ; this is translated from the coding sequence GTGGGAAAAAGAGAAGACAAAGAGCAACCCAAGACCGTCAATGAACTGCTTGATCGCTTCGAGGAAGTAGCTGCAGACGGTGATGAGGTTTCGCTCGATGATCTGATGGATGCCATCGGGCGGCGATCCTTCGGGCCGCTGTTGATGCTGGCAGGTCTGGTGTTATCGGCACCGGGCATCAGCGACATTCCGAGTGTGCCGACGATGGCGGGGATCTTCATCCTGATCATCTCGGTGCAAATCCTTTTCGGCCGGGGGCAGTTCTGGCTGCCGGGCTGGCTGTTGAAGCGCTCGCTCAAGAGCGAGCGGGTGAAGAAAATCTCGTCCGGGAAGTGGGTGCGCCGGGTGGCGAAGTGGATCGATGGATTCGTGGTGGAGCGACTGCAAGTGATCGCGGGGCCGCAAGCGAACTACGTGGTGGCGATCGTGTGCACGATCCTGGCGCTGATCGCACCGATCACCGAGTTCGTGCCACTGAGCGGGATCGGGGTGGGTGCGGCGATGCTGAGCTTCGGAATCTCCCTGATCGCGCGGGACGGGCTGATGGCTCTGATCGGATTCGGGATCTCCGCCGTGACCACAAGCTTGGCGGTGATGGGAATCCAGTGA